From the Streptomyces syringium genome, one window contains:
- a CDS encoding serine/threonine-protein kinase, with amino-acid sequence MLVADRYRLGDLLGRGGMGEVWRAHDEVLGRQVAVKLLLGDDGDESSAARFRMEAQTAARLNHPQVVAVYDFGAWEGRFYLVMELVQGPSLADLSARGAFAPERVADIAAQAASGLAAAHRQGVVHRDVKPGNLMLDADGTLKIGDFGIARFVDETSAALTRAGQIVGTSTYLAPERALGRMAGPGSDVYALGCVLYQLLVGQPPFWADSPTALLYLHVDAEPVPPRRHGVDMPYAFEAYLLRMLAKEPEDRPSAEEAADWFAGNSWRDVAQPMPMPAPPTAPMRAPEPMRAPAAVPGPAPTAAYAPVHSSAPPAAAAGRRRNGDGGSGRGGRSPKVLIGVVAGAAVFVVAALIGSSVFGPSDGGQGSQKPEAQPSESAQQQPGGPDPGHTRDAPNVVPAEATPAAPSPVKPKAPSKQAKPKRSEDPKPSATAGTPKAQSRTEKPKQQSGHDDHDIAEVGDEGDDD; translated from the coding sequence GTGCTGGTTGCCGATCGGTACCGGCTGGGGGATCTGCTCGGCCGTGGCGGGATGGGCGAAGTCTGGCGTGCACACGACGAGGTGCTGGGGCGTCAGGTCGCGGTGAAGCTGTTGCTGGGCGACGACGGCGACGAGTCGTCGGCGGCCCGGTTCCGGATGGAGGCCCAGACGGCGGCGCGCCTGAATCACCCTCAGGTCGTCGCGGTGTACGACTTCGGCGCCTGGGAGGGGCGCTTCTATCTGGTCATGGAGCTGGTCCAGGGGCCGAGCCTGGCGGACCTCTCCGCGCGGGGCGCGTTCGCCCCGGAGCGCGTCGCCGACATCGCCGCGCAGGCGGCCTCCGGGCTGGCCGCCGCCCACCGGCAGGGAGTGGTCCACCGGGACGTCAAGCCCGGAAACCTGATGCTGGACGCCGACGGCACCTTGAAGATCGGCGACTTCGGCATCGCCCGCTTCGTGGACGAGACCTCGGCCGCCCTGACCCGGGCGGGCCAGATCGTCGGAACGAGCACGTATCTCGCGCCGGAGCGGGCCCTGGGCCGGATGGCGGGCCCGGGTTCGGACGTCTACGCGCTGGGGTGCGTTCTCTACCAGCTGCTCGTCGGCCAGCCGCCGTTCTGGGCGGACAGCCCCACCGCACTGCTCTATCTGCACGTGGACGCGGAGCCCGTGCCACCGCGTCGGCACGGCGTCGACATGCCGTACGCCTTCGAGGCCTATCTGCTGCGCATGCTGGCCAAGGAGCCGGAGGACCGGCCCTCGGCGGAGGAAGCGGCGGACTGGTTCGCCGGCAATTCCTGGCGGGACGTCGCGCAGCCGATGCCGATGCCCGCACCGCCGACCGCGCCGATGCGTGCTCCGGAGCCGATGCGCGCGCCGGCGGCCGTTCCCGGGCCCGCGCCGACTGCGGCGTACGCGCCGGTGCACTCGTCGGCGCCGCCCGCGGCGGCTGCCGGCAGACGGCGGAACGGGGACGGCGGGAGCGGCAGGGGCGGGCGCAGCCCGAAGGTGCTGATCGGCGTGGTCGCCGGGGCGGCGGTCTTCGTGGTGGCCGCCTTGATCGGGTCGTCGGTGTTCGGCCCGTCGGACGGTGGCCAGGGGTCCCAGAAGCCCGAGGCGCAGCCCTCGGAGTCGGCCCAGCAGCAGCCGGGCGGTCCGGACCCGGGCCATACGCGCGACGCGCCGAACGTGGTCCCGGCGGAGGCGACCCCCGCGGCGCCCTCACCGGTGAAGCCGAAGGCACCGTCGAAGCAGGCCAAGCCCAAGAGGTCCGAGGACCCGAAGCCGAGTGCGACGGCAGGGACGCCCAAGGCGCAGTCCAGGACGGAGAAGCCGAAGCAGCAGTCGGGGCACGACGACCACGACATCGCCGAGGTCGGCGACGAGGGCGACGACGACTGA
- a CDS encoding inorganic phosphate transporter — MDTFALVVTIAVALGFTYTNGFHDSANAIATSVSTRALTPRAALAMAAVMNLAGAFLGSGVAKTVSKGLIETPVGDKGMGILFAALIGAIAWNLITWYFGLPSSSSHALFGGMVGAALAGGTTVIWSGVLEKVVIPMFLSPFVGLILGYLVMVVIMWMFRKANPHKAKRGFRIAQTVSAAGMALGHGLQDAQKTMGIVVMALVIADVQDAGAAIPVWVKVACALTLSLGTYAGGWRIMRTLGRRIIELDPPQGFAAETTAASVMYTASFMFHAPISTTHVITSAIMGVGSTKGSRAVRWGVAKNIVLGWFITMPAAAAVAAFSYWIVYLAFG; from the coding sequence GTGGACACGTTCGCACTCGTCGTGACCATCGCGGTCGCGCTCGGCTTCACGTATACCAACGGCTTCCACGACTCCGCGAACGCCATCGCGACCTCGGTCTCCACGCGGGCGCTGACCCCGCGCGCGGCCCTCGCGATGGCGGCGGTGATGAACCTCGCCGGTGCCTTCCTGGGCAGCGGGGTCGCCAAGACCGTCAGTAAGGGCCTGATCGAGACGCCGGTGGGCGACAAGGGGATGGGCATCCTCTTCGCCGCGCTGATCGGCGCGATCGCCTGGAACCTCATCACCTGGTACTTCGGGCTGCCCTCGTCGTCCTCGCACGCGCTGTTCGGCGGCATGGTCGGCGCGGCTCTCGCGGGAGGCACGACCGTCATCTGGTCGGGTGTCCTCGAGAAGGTCGTCATCCCGATGTTCCTGTCGCCCTTCGTCGGGCTGATCCTCGGCTATCTGGTGATGGTCGTGATCATGTGGATGTTCCGGAAGGCCAACCCGCACAAGGCCAAGCGCGGTTTCCGGATCGCGCAGACGGTCTCGGCGGCGGGCATGGCGCTCGGCCACGGTCTCCAGGACGCGCAGAAGACCATGGGCATCGTGGTGATGGCACTGGTCATCGCCGACGTCCAGGACGCGGGCGCCGCGATTCCGGTCTGGGTCAAGGTGGCCTGTGCGCTGACGCTGTCGCTCGGCACCTACGCGGGCGGCTGGCGGATCATGCGGACGCTGGGCCGTCGGATCATCGAGCTGGACCCGCCGCAGGGCTTCGCGGCCGAGACGACGGCGGCATCGGTCATGTACACGGCGTCGTTCATGTTCCACGCGCCGATCTCGACCACGCACGTCATCACCTCCGCGATCATGGGCGTGGGCTCGACCAAGGGCTCGCGCGCGGTGCGCTGGGGTGTCGCGAAGAACATCGTGCTCGGCTGGTTCATCACCATGCCGGCTGCCGCGGCGGTCGCCGCGTTCAGCTACTGGATCGTGTATCTCGCCTTCGGCTGA
- a CDS encoding DUF47 domain-containing protein — protein MRFRLTPRETSFYDMFAASADNIVTGSKLLMELLGADTSARAEIAERMRAAEHAGDDATHAIFHQLNSSFITPFDREDIYTLAGSLDDIMDFMEEAVDLVVLYQVEELPKGVEQQIEVLARAAELTAEAMPNLRTMTNLTEYWIEVNRLENQADQIHRKLLAQLFNGKYDAIEVLKLKQIVDVLEEAADAFEHVANTVETIAVKES, from the coding sequence GTGCGCTTTCGTCTGACCCCCAGGGAGACGAGCTTCTACGACATGTTCGCCGCGTCCGCGGACAACATCGTCACGGGCTCCAAGCTCCTCATGGAACTGCTCGGAGCGGACACCTCCGCCCGGGCCGAGATCGCCGAGCGGATGCGGGCAGCGGAGCACGCGGGTGACGACGCGACGCACGCGATCTTCCACCAGCTGAACTCCTCCTTCATCACGCCGTTCGACCGCGAGGACATCTACACCCTCGCCGGCTCGCTCGACGACATCATGGACTTCATGGAAGAGGCGGTCGACCTGGTCGTCCTCTACCAGGTCGAGGAATTGCCGAAGGGCGTCGAGCAGCAGATCGAGGTCCTCGCGCGGGCCGCGGAGCTCACCGCCGAGGCGATGCCGAACCTGCGGACCATGACCAACCTCACGGAGTACTGGATCGAGGTGAACCGGCTGGAGAACCAGGCGGACCAGATTCACCGCAAGCTCCTCGCCCAGCTCTTCAACGGCAAGTACGACGCCATCGAGGTGCTGAAGCTCAAGCAGATCGTCGATGTGCTGGAGGAGGCGGCCGACGCGTTCGAGCACGTCGCCAACACCGTCGAGACCATCGCGGTCAAGGAGTCCTGA
- the pstC gene encoding phosphate ABC transporter permease subunit PstC produces MDITPATSAAPPPLSGAPAPAEQAKSATRPGDRIFLGLSRGSGILLLVIMAAIAVFLAVRAVNALSHNEGNFFTTFEWSANSTPPVFGIAVLAFGTVVSSLIAMLIAVPVAIGVALFVSHYAPRKLATPLSYVIDLLAAVPSIVYGLWGALFLVPHLGGLYSWLNDYLGWTGIFEYHDGAARSLFTIGILLAIMILPIVTSVSREVFLQTPKMNEEAALALGATRWEVIRMSVLPFGRSGVISASMLGLGRALGETMAVATVLSPSFLIGKSLLDPGGGTFAQNIASSFKESGEIGKDALIASGLVLFVLTLLVNGAARMIIARRKEYTA; encoded by the coding sequence ATGGACATAACCCCCGCAACTTCAGCAGCCCCGCCGCCCTTGTCGGGCGCCCCGGCCCCGGCCGAGCAGGCGAAGTCGGCCACCCGACCCGGTGACCGGATCTTCCTCGGACTCTCCCGCGGCTCCGGCATCCTGCTCCTGGTGATCATGGCTGCGATCGCCGTCTTCCTCGCCGTGCGGGCCGTGAACGCCCTCTCGCACAACGAGGGCAACTTCTTCACCACCTTCGAATGGAGCGCCAACTCCACCCCGCCGGTCTTCGGCATCGCGGTGCTGGCCTTCGGCACCGTGGTCAGCTCGCTGATCGCGATGCTGATCGCCGTGCCCGTCGCCATCGGGGTCGCGCTCTTCGTCTCGCACTACGCACCGCGCAAGCTCGCCACACCGCTGAGCTACGTGATCGACCTGCTGGCCGCCGTTCCGTCCATCGTCTACGGCCTGTGGGGCGCCCTGTTCCTGGTGCCGCACCTCGGCGGCCTCTACAGCTGGCTGAACGACTACCTCGGCTGGACCGGCATCTTCGAGTACCACGACGGTGCCGCCCGCTCGCTCTTCACCATCGGCATCCTGCTGGCGATCATGATTCTGCCGATCGTCACCAGCGTCAGCCGCGAGGTCTTCCTGCAGACCCCGAAGATGAACGAGGAGGCGGCGCTCGCGCTCGGCGCGACCCGCTGGGAAGTCATCCGGATGTCGGTCCTGCCGTTCGGCCGCTCGGGTGTCATCAGTGCCTCGATGCTCGGCCTCGGCCGCGCCCTCGGCGAGACCATGGCCGTGGCGACGGTGCTGTCCCCGAGCTTCCTGATCGGCAAGAGCCTGCTCGACCCGGGCGGCGGAACGTTTGCTCAGAACATCGCGAGCAGCTTCAAGGAGTCCGGTGAGATCGGCAAGGACGCCCTGATCGCCTCGGGTCTGGTGCTGTTCGTACTGACCCTGCTGGTCAACGGCGCCGCCCGAATGATCATCGCGCGCCGCAAGGAGTACACGGCATGA
- a CDS encoding phosphatase PAP2 family protein — translation MPEARGGSNPDVSLLYDINGIAKDAPNWLDRTMEFIGEFGIVLGLGVLMLFAWWSVRKSEDAPAGVAALVWAPLAAGIALLVNIPIRGFVKRPRPFVDHGGLDVLVKGKTDFSFVSDHATLTMALGVGLFVAHRKYGLLGIGLALLEGFCRVYMGVHYPTDVVGGLALGTAVALLLAPLAMMLLTPLARTVAGSRAGWLVRSAKAPRPVMTRAGSGAGADAGFPEHPRHRDKDLAA, via the coding sequence ATGCCAGAGGCCAGGGGTGGATCGAACCCCGACGTCAGCCTGCTCTACGACATCAACGGCATCGCCAAGGACGCGCCCAACTGGCTCGACCGGACGATGGAGTTCATCGGCGAGTTCGGCATCGTCCTGGGCCTCGGTGTGCTCATGCTCTTCGCCTGGTGGAGCGTCCGTAAGAGCGAGGACGCGCCCGCCGGGGTCGCCGCGCTGGTGTGGGCCCCGCTCGCCGCCGGGATCGCGCTGCTCGTGAACATCCCGATCCGAGGGTTCGTCAAAAGACCACGCCCGTTCGTGGATCACGGCGGTCTCGACGTACTGGTCAAGGGCAAGACCGACTTCTCCTTCGTCAGCGACCACGCCACGCTGACCATGGCGCTGGGCGTCGGCCTCTTCGTCGCCCACCGGAAGTACGGGCTTCTCGGGATCGGCCTCGCACTCCTCGAAGGCTTCTGCCGCGTCTACATGGGCGTGCACTACCCGACCGACGTCGTCGGCGGACTCGCCCTCGGCACGGCCGTCGCCCTGCTGCTCGCCCCGCTCGCGATGATGCTGCTCACGCCGCTGGCCAGGACGGTCGCCGGTTCGCGGGCCGGTTGGCTCGTGCGGTCGGCCAAGGCGCCCCGGCCCGTGATGACACGGGCCGGGAGCGGTGCCGGGGCCGACGCGGGATTCCCCGAGCACCCCCGGCACCGGGACAAGGACCTCGCGGCCTGA
- a CDS encoding metal-sensitive transcriptional regulator, with amino-acid sequence MTTTEAAVTGTTEPSGAAPCHGAPAADAPAAASEQHLGPHGYSKQKDQHLKRLRRIEGQIRGLQRMVEEDVYCIDILTQVSAGTKALQSFALQLLEEHLRHCVADAALKGGAEIDAKVAEASAAIARLLRT; translated from the coding sequence ATGACGACCACGGAAGCCGCAGTGACCGGCACCACCGAACCGTCGGGCGCGGCGCCCTGCCACGGCGCTCCCGCCGCCGACGCGCCCGCCGCGGCCTCCGAGCAGCACCTCGGCCCCCACGGCTACAGCAAGCAGAAGGACCAGCACCTCAAGCGCCTGCGCCGGATCGAGGGCCAGATCCGCGGCCTCCAGCGCATGGTCGAGGAGGACGTCTACTGCATCGACATACTCACGCAGGTCTCGGCCGGCACCAAGGCCCTGCAGTCGTTCGCCCTCCAGCTGCTGGAGGAGCACCTGCGGCACTGCGTCGCCGACGCGGCCCTCAAGGGCGGCGCGGAGATCGACGCCAAGGTCGCCGAGGCCAGCGCGGCCATCGCCCGCCTGCTGCGCACGTAG
- a CDS encoding FAD-dependent oxidoreductase, which translates to MNRRKLLATGTGLAAAGVWGASCADDTSQATPARMTNASRSTSVTAASKAKPADWTALGKGLSGGIVRPGDADYTAARQLYNTRFDSQRPAGVAYVAGNGDITQCLAFARRHSIPVSIRNGGHSYAGWSSGTDRLVIDVSRLKSVRTPTASTAVIGAGAKLIDVYTGLAAHGATIPAGSCPTVGVSGLTLGGGHGVLSRAYGLTCDSLTGATLVTADGKTVECDSSRNTDLFWALRGAGNGNFGVVTELRFRTRKASDCVTGYVSWPWAKAADVIRAWQEWGPTRPDEIWSACDLAVAAGGTPRVSVVAYSLGTYGDLENALDELVRKVGSAPKKGLGLRRRGYLDSMRAYAGCGDKTQTQCHLPGKTPGRESSGALQRETYAARSDFYDRSLPAAGIRALLDQAERFGKSGGSGGGSIQLTALGGAVNRVEPLSTAFVHRRSRFLAQYLTSWAAGGSGTKQTTWLDGTHTAMRRFASGAAYQNYTDASLKDWRKAYYGDAADRLTKIKGKYDAGRLFTFPQAL; encoded by the coding sequence ATGAACAGGCGCAAGCTGTTGGCGACGGGGACGGGACTGGCCGCGGCCGGCGTATGGGGGGCGTCGTGCGCCGACGACACCTCCCAGGCGACCCCGGCCCGGATGACCAACGCGAGCCGGTCCACCTCGGTGACCGCCGCCTCCAAGGCCAAGCCGGCCGACTGGACCGCCCTCGGCAAGGGCCTCTCCGGCGGCATCGTCCGTCCCGGTGACGCCGACTACACGGCCGCCCGCCAGCTCTACAACACCCGCTTCGACAGCCAGCGCCCCGCCGGTGTCGCCTATGTCGCCGGAAACGGCGACATAACGCAGTGCCTCGCGTTCGCCCGCCGCCACTCCATACCCGTCTCCATACGCAACGGCGGGCACAGCTACGCGGGTTGGTCCAGCGGCACGGACCGCCTCGTCATCGATGTCTCCCGACTGAAGTCGGTCCGCACCCCCACCGCCTCAACCGCCGTCATCGGCGCGGGCGCCAAGCTCATCGACGTCTACACCGGCCTCGCCGCGCACGGCGCCACCATCCCGGCCGGCTCCTGCCCCACCGTCGGCGTCTCCGGCCTCACCCTCGGCGGCGGCCACGGTGTGCTCTCCCGGGCCTACGGCCTGACGTGCGACAGCCTCACCGGCGCCACCCTCGTCACGGCCGACGGCAAGACCGTCGAGTGCGACTCCTCCCGCAACACGGATCTCTTCTGGGCGCTGCGCGGCGCGGGCAACGGCAACTTCGGCGTCGTGACCGAGCTCCGTTTCCGCACCCGCAAGGCGTCGGACTGCGTGACCGGCTACGTCTCCTGGCCCTGGGCGAAGGCCGCCGACGTGATCCGCGCCTGGCAGGAGTGGGGCCCGACCCGGCCGGACGAGATCTGGTCCGCGTGCGACCTGGCCGTGGCGGCGGGCGGCACCCCCCGCGTCTCCGTCGTCGCGTACTCCCTGGGCACGTACGGCGATCTGGAGAACGCCCTCGACGAGCTGGTGCGCAAGGTGGGCAGCGCCCCGAAGAAGGGCCTCGGGCTGCGCCGCCGCGGCTACCTCGACTCGATGCGCGCCTACGCGGGCTGCGGCGACAAGACCCAGACGCAGTGCCACCTGCCGGGCAAGACCCCCGGACGGGAGTCCTCCGGTGCGCTCCAGCGGGAGACGTACGCGGCCCGCTCCGACTTCTACGACCGCTCGCTCCCGGCGGCTGGCATCCGTGCGCTGCTCGACCAGGCGGAACGATTCGGCAAGAGCGGTGGCAGCGGCGGCGGTTCGATCCAGCTGACGGCGCTGGGCGGCGCGGTCAACCGCGTAGAGCCCCTGTCGACGGCCTTCGTGCACCGTCGGTCGCGTTTCCTCGCGCAGTACCTGACCTCGTGGGCGGCGGGCGGCTCGGGCACGAAGCAGACCACGTGGCTGGACGGCACGCACACGGCGATGCGCCGCTTCGCCTCGGGTGCCGCGTACCAGAACTACACGGACGCGAGCCTGAAGGACTGGCGCAAGGCGTACTACGGGGACGCGGCGGACCGGCTGACGAAGATCAAGGGGAAGTACGACGCGGGAAGGCTTTTCACCTTCCCGCAGGCACTGTGA
- a CDS encoding C40 family peptidase — translation MRKLWVGVGVGIGMSLCFIGLLVIGVYSAASNLIGGGGKGAVGLAKGAVPDQYQALVAKWGNLCPALNPAILAAQLYTESNWNPRAVSPADARGIAQFIPGTWAAHGLDGNGDGKRDIWDPQDAIPSAAAYDCDLAKYVKNVPGDLTDNMLASYNAGSYAVIKHSGVPPYNETQGYVKAIRDLSKSFARPVGRVAPSQRAAGAIYFAQEKLGTPYLWGGNGTKEDNGRFDCSGLTKAAYESVGIELPRVANDQWNAGAHPKRDELLPGDLVFFAHNLQDPRSIHHVGLYVGGGYMINAPYTGAVIRFDKIDTPDYIGATRVTEDGAKALPRTNNA, via the coding sequence GTGCGGAAGCTCTGGGTGGGCGTGGGTGTCGGGATCGGGATGTCCCTGTGTTTCATCGGGCTGCTCGTCATCGGGGTGTACTCCGCCGCCTCGAACCTCATCGGAGGCGGGGGCAAGGGGGCGGTCGGGCTGGCCAAGGGGGCCGTGCCCGATCAGTACCAGGCCCTCGTGGCGAAGTGGGGCAATCTCTGCCCCGCCCTCAACCCCGCGATCCTCGCCGCGCAGCTCTACACCGAGAGCAACTGGAACCCCCGGGCCGTGAGTCCCGCGGACGCCCGCGGGATAGCGCAGTTCATCCCCGGAACGTGGGCCGCGCACGGGCTCGACGGGAACGGGGACGGAAAGCGGGACATCTGGGATCCGCAGGACGCGATCCCCTCGGCGGCCGCGTACGACTGCGACCTCGCCAAGTACGTCAAGAACGTCCCCGGCGACCTCACCGACAACATGCTCGCTTCGTACAACGCGGGTTCCTATGCCGTGATCAAGCACTCCGGGGTGCCGCCGTACAACGAGACCCAGGGCTATGTGAAGGCGATCCGCGATCTGTCGAAGAGCTTCGCGCGCCCCGTCGGGCGGGTGGCGCCCTCGCAGCGGGCGGCCGGGGCGATCTACTTCGCGCAGGAGAAGCTCGGAACGCCCTATCTCTGGGGCGGCAACGGCACGAAGGAGGACAACGGGCGCTTCGACTGCTCAGGGCTGACGAAGGCGGCCTACGAGTCGGTGGGGATCGAGCTGCCGCGCGTGGCGAACGACCAGTGGAACGCGGGAGCCCACCCCAAGCGGGACGAGCTGCTCCCCGGTGACCTGGTCTTCTTCGCGCACAACCTCCAGGATCCGCGCAGCATCCACCACGTGGGGCTGTATGTGGGCGGCGGATACATGATCAACGCGCCGTATACGGGGGCCGTGATCCGGTTCGACAAAATCGACACACCGGATTACATCGGTGCCACGAGAGTGACCGAAGACGGCGCCAAAGCGTTGCCTCGTACGAACAACGCATGA
- the pstA gene encoding phosphate ABC transporter permease PstA, giving the protein MSVTMDKPPVADGAPRPYTLHQPRLPRWTPPALALGAAAVAVGIGLGAGLGSRIQWGLIAGLLFVIGMYALATRVEGRRQAKDRLATSLVWVCFLCAVVPLISLVWETVARGAKVLDGGFLTHSMSGVLTIQPGGGVYHAIIGTLEQVGIATAISAPIGLLTAIYLVEYGRGRLAKAVTFFVDVMTGIPSIVAGLFILSFWIIMLDFGYSGFAGSMALSILMMPVVVRSTEEMLKLVPNELREASLALGVPKWRTILKVVLPTAIGGIATGVMLAVARIAGETAPIVLLVFGSQVINNNPFDGAQSSLPYYIYEQWAAGNEASYDRAWAAALVLIAFVMILNLVARGIARWKAPKTSR; this is encoded by the coding sequence ATGAGCGTGACCATGGACAAGCCGCCGGTCGCCGACGGCGCCCCGCGCCCGTACACCCTGCACCAGCCCAGGCTGCCGCGCTGGACCCCGCCGGCCCTCGCGCTCGGCGCGGCCGCCGTGGCCGTCGGCATCGGCCTCGGCGCCGGGCTCGGCAGCCGGATCCAGTGGGGCCTGATAGCCGGCCTGCTCTTCGTCATCGGGATGTACGCCCTCGCCACCCGCGTCGAGGGCCGCCGGCAGGCCAAGGACCGCCTCGCCACCAGCCTGGTGTGGGTCTGCTTCCTGTGTGCCGTCGTCCCGCTGATCTCCCTGGTCTGGGAGACCGTCGCCCGGGGGGCCAAGGTCCTCGACGGCGGCTTCCTCACCCACTCGATGTCCGGTGTCCTGACCATCCAGCCCGGTGGCGGCGTCTACCACGCGATCATCGGCACCCTGGAGCAGGTCGGCATCGCCACCGCCATCTCGGCCCCGATCGGCCTGCTGACCGCCATCTACCTGGTGGAGTACGGGCGCGGCCGGCTCGCGAAGGCCGTCACGTTCTTCGTGGACGTCATGACGGGCATCCCGTCGATCGTCGCGGGTCTGTTCATCCTCAGCTTCTGGATCATCATGCTCGACTTCGGCTACTCCGGCTTCGCCGGTTCGATGGCCCTGTCGATCCTGATGATGCCCGTGGTGGTCCGCTCCACCGAGGAGATGCTCAAGCTCGTCCCCAACGAGCTGCGCGAGGCCTCCCTCGCCCTGGGCGTACCCAAGTGGCGCACGATCCTCAAGGTGGTCCTGCCCACCGCCATCGGCGGCATCGCCACCGGTGTGATGCTGGCGGTCGCGCGCATCGCCGGTGAGACCGCCCCGATCGTGCTCCTGGTGTTCGGCTCCCAGGTCATCAACAACAACCCCTTCGACGGAGCCCAGTCCTCCCTGCCGTACTACATCTACGAGCAGTGGGCGGCCGGCAACGAGGCCAGCTACGACCGCGCCTGGGCAGCGGCCCTGGTCCTCATCGCCTTCGTCATGATCCTGAACCTGGTGGCCCGCGGCATCGCCCGCTGGAAGGCCCCGAAGACCAGCCGCTGA
- the pstB gene encoding phosphate ABC transporter ATP-binding protein PstB translates to MAKRIDVGGLNAYYGSHKAIEDISMTVEPRSVTAFIGPSGCGKSTFLRTLNRMHEVTPGGRVEGKVMLDDENLYGPGVDPVSVRRTVGMVFQRPNPFPTMSIYDNVAAGVRLNGGRVRKAELDGIVEKSLQGANLWKEVKDRLNKPGAGLSGGQQQRLCIARAIAVEPQVLLMDEPCSALDPISTLAIEDLIGELKERFTIVIVTHNMQQAARVSDRTAFFNLAGVGQPGKLVEIDDTERIFSNPSVQATEDYISGRFG, encoded by the coding sequence ATGGCCAAGCGCATCGACGTCGGCGGCCTGAACGCCTACTACGGCAGCCACAAGGCCATCGAGGACATCTCGATGACCGTCGAACCCCGCTCCGTGACCGCCTTCATCGGCCCCTCCGGCTGCGGCAAGTCCACCTTCCTGCGCACCCTGAACCGGATGCACGAGGTCACCCCCGGCGGCCGCGTCGAGGGCAAGGTGATGCTGGACGACGAGAACCTGTACGGCCCCGGCGTGGACCCGGTCTCCGTGCGCCGCACGGTCGGCATGGTCTTCCAGCGGCCGAACCCCTTCCCGACCATGTCGATCTACGACAACGTCGCCGCGGGCGTCCGGCTCAACGGCGGCCGCGTCCGCAAGGCCGAGCTGGACGGCATCGTCGAGAAGTCCCTCCAGGGCGCCAACCTCTGGAAGGAGGTCAAGGACCGGCTGAACAAGCCGGGAGCGGGCCTCTCCGGCGGTCAGCAGCAGCGTCTGTGCATCGCCCGCGCGATCGCCGTCGAGCCGCAGGTCCTGCTCATGGACGAGCCCTGCTCGGCGCTGGACCCGATCTCCACCCTCGCCATCGAGGATCTGATCGGGGAGCTGAAGGAGCGCTTCACGATCGTCATAGTGACGCACAACATGCAGCAGGCGGCCCGCGTCTCGGACCGTACGGCGTTCTTCAACCTCGCGGGCGTCGGCCAGCCGGGCAAGCTCGTCGAGATCGACGACACCGAGCGGATCTTCTCCAACCCGTCGGTGCAGGCCACGGAGGACTACATCTCCGGCCGCTTCGGATAG